Proteins encoded in a region of the Gemmatimonadales bacterium genome:
- a CDS encoding dienelactone hydrolase family protein produces MTRVTSTEIEIRTRDGICRSFVFRPEGRGPWPAVLVYMDGIGIRPAMLELGERLATHGYFVLLPDLYYRSGPYDPMDARTVFTDPAARAVLTEKFMAHATADNVMSDTAAFLDWLAAEPDVLPGGIGVVGYCLGGRMAFIAAGTFPDRIVAAAAYHPSRLATDAPDSPHLLAPRIKARVYIGGASDDASFPEEMQRRLDEALTAAGVEHVVETYPAKHGWVFRDTAAYDTGAAERHWETMVGLFARALGPRK; encoded by the coding sequence ATGACACGCGTAACCAGCACCGAGATCGAAATCCGAACTCGCGACGGCATCTGCCGGAGCTTCGTCTTCCGCCCTGAGGGGCGCGGGCCGTGGCCCGCGGTGCTCGTTTACATGGATGGCATCGGCATCCGGCCCGCAATGCTGGAGCTGGGCGAGCGGCTCGCGACGCACGGCTACTTCGTGCTGCTGCCGGACCTCTACTACCGCTCGGGGCCGTACGACCCGATGGACGCGCGCACGGTGTTCACCGACCCGGCGGCGCGCGCGGTGCTCACCGAGAAGTTCATGGCGCACGCGACGGCGGACAACGTCATGTCCGACACCGCCGCGTTCCTCGACTGGCTGGCGGCGGAGCCCGACGTCCTTCCCGGCGGCATCGGCGTCGTCGGCTACTGCCTGGGCGGGCGGATGGCGTTCATCGCGGCGGGGACGTTTCCCGATCGCATCGTCGCGGCCGCGGCATATCATCCGAGCCGGCTCGCGACCGACGCGCCGGACAGCCCGCACCTGCTCGCCCCGCGGATCAAGGCGCGGGTGTACATCGGCGGCGCGAGCGACGATGCGTCGTTTCCCGAAGAGATGCAGCGGCGGCTGGACGAGGCGCTCACGGCGGCAGGGGTCGAGCACGTGGTCGAGACGTATCCGGCGAAGCATGGGTGGGTGTTTCGGGATACGGCGGCATACGACACCGGGGCGGCGGAGCGGCACTGGGAGACGATGGTGGGGCTGTTCGCGCGGGCGCTCGGGCCGCGGAAGTGA